In Edaphobacter dinghuensis, one genomic interval encodes:
- a CDS encoding UbiA family prenyltransferase has translation MSTSAPGIGSLPALCVDLDGTLVKSDTLVDSTLALARRNPAALLQLPRWLTEGKAALKRHITSNVELDVAHLPYNRELLQYLEQQKAAGRSIYLATAADSVLAHRIATHFNLFAGVLASDGTTNLAGSNKLAAFRQTFGDDFTYIGNARPDLTLLQNCKEPMVANPTAGLRSALRANGIVPVRSFEERVSPLRAWPKAIRIHQWAKNTLIFLPLLLAHAWDKALFAGAFIAFLSFGLCASGTYIVNDLLDLEADRQHPRKRRRPFASGDLSAISGVAVIALFLVASVCLAILLPHVVELISPSLGLARPYHFLEWLGIYAVTTLAYSLRLKRAVMVDVIVLSGLYTIRILAGSAATGVAVSTWLASFSIFFFLSLAFVKRYAELENLRERGGVTAGGRSYHVSDIEQLRSFGSASGYVSVAVLTLYISNLNAVELYHHTNRLWLLVPVLLLWISLLWLRASRGELDEDPVVYAVTDRRSLLLGLAVVAIVLLAL, from the coding sequence TTGTCTACCTCCGCTCCCGGCATCGGCTCGCTCCCCGCGCTCTGCGTCGACCTTGACGGTACTCTGGTCAAATCCGACACTCTGGTCGACTCGACCCTTGCACTCGCACGCCGAAATCCGGCTGCTCTTCTCCAGCTTCCGCGCTGGCTGACCGAGGGGAAAGCCGCCCTGAAGCGCCATATCACCAGCAATGTCGAGCTGGATGTCGCCCATCTTCCTTACAATCGCGAGTTGCTACAGTATCTAGAGCAGCAAAAAGCCGCTGGCCGTTCCATTTATCTCGCCACTGCGGCCGATTCCGTATTGGCCCACCGCATCGCCACCCACTTCAATCTCTTCGCCGGGGTTCTTGCCTCCGATGGCACAACTAATCTGGCCGGTTCCAACAAGCTCGCTGCGTTCCGGCAGACCTTCGGCGATGATTTCACCTATATCGGCAACGCTCGGCCCGACCTTACGCTCCTGCAAAACTGCAAAGAACCGATGGTGGCCAACCCCACGGCAGGCCTGCGTTCTGCGCTCCGCGCCAATGGGATCGTTCCCGTCCGCTCCTTTGAAGAACGAGTCAGCCCCCTTCGTGCGTGGCCGAAGGCCATCCGCATTCACCAGTGGGCAAAGAACACGCTGATCTTTCTGCCGCTTCTGCTCGCCCATGCGTGGGACAAAGCCCTCTTTGCCGGCGCGTTCATCGCCTTTCTCAGCTTCGGTTTGTGCGCGTCCGGAACTTATATCGTCAACGATCTATTGGATTTAGAGGCAGACCGCCAGCATCCGCGCAAAAGGAGACGGCCATTTGCCTCAGGCGATCTGTCTGCGATCAGCGGCGTTGCCGTCATCGCGCTCTTCCTGGTTGCCTCGGTCTGCCTCGCCATTCTTCTTCCCCACGTCGTGGAACTCATCTCGCCCTCTCTCGGGCTCGCGCGGCCATATCATTTCCTCGAATGGCTCGGGATCTATGCGGTGACGACGCTGGCCTACTCGCTTCGGCTCAAGCGGGCGGTCATGGTGGATGTGATTGTGTTGTCGGGGCTCTATACCATTCGCATTCTCGCCGGTTCGGCTGCCACAGGGGTTGCCGTCTCCACCTGGCTGGCCAGCTTCAGCATCTTCTTCTTCCTGTCGCTGGCATTCGTCAAGCGCTATGCGGAGCTTGAAAATCTGCGCGAGCGGGGCGGCGTAACCGCAGGGGGGCGCAGCTACCATGTCTCCGATATCGAACAGCTTCGCAGCTTCGGCTCCGCCAGTGGCTATGTCTCGGTTGCTGTTCTTACGCTCTACATCTCCAACTTGAACGCCGTCGAGCTTTACCACCACACCAACCGGCTCTGGCTGCTGGTGCCGGTTCTGCTGCTTTGGATCAGCCTGCTTTGGCTGCGTGCCTCGCGCGGTGAACTCGACGAAGATCCCGTTGTCTACGCGGTCACCGACCGGCGTAGCCTGCTTCTCGGTCTGGCTGTAGTTGCCATCGTTCTTCTGGCGCTGTGA
- a CDS encoding 2Fe-2S iron-sulfur cluster-binding protein, with translation MSENNKNEVVDLSKPAGEGMVRVTFEPEGRTVEFPFDSLPYEGHGQPMSFLDVAENYDIFLDHACGGVCACTTCHLWVKEGMQGVSEPEDLELDRMETAADIQLNSRLGCQAVIEKPGTYVVEIPKWNRNYVQEGKPRHGPGSE, from the coding sequence ATGTCTGAAAACAATAAAAATGAAGTTGTGGATTTGTCGAAGCCTGCGGGCGAAGGAATGGTTCGGGTCACGTTTGAGCCGGAGGGACGGACGGTCGAGTTTCCGTTTGATTCCCTGCCGTATGAAGGGCATGGGCAGCCCATGTCGTTTCTCGATGTCGCGGAGAACTATGACATCTTTCTCGACCACGCCTGCGGCGGCGTATGCGCCTGTACCACCTGTCACCTGTGGGTGAAGGAGGGGATGCAAGGCGTGAGCGAGCCGGAAGATCTGGAGCTTGACCGTATGGAGACGGCTGCCGATATTCAGTTGAACTCGCGACTCGGGTGCCAGGCAGTGATTGAAAAACCGGGGACTTATGTGGTCGAGATTCCTAAGTGGAACCGGAACTATGTACAGGAAGGCAAGCCTCGGCACGGACCCGGAAGTGAATAA
- the hscA gene encoding Fe-S protein assembly chaperone HscA, with amino-acid sequence MAEQRVVGIDLGTTNSLVAFMEGETPVVIPGEDGERLVPSVVAWTDEGVAVGNAARGTLLADSASAVYSAKRLMGRDLTDVQEELKLFPFKLAEGLQPGEVLRLNVGGLTMTPPEISAYVLMQLKKNAERFFGGPVTKAVITVPAYFNDAQRQATKDAGRIAGLEVLRLVNEPTAAALAYGLNKNKDGLIAVYDFGGGTFDISILKLHEGIFEVIATGGDTHLGGDDIDNLLIAIALDDIAGDLGEDVRGNGETVQKIRKAVIEAKIRLSDAETAALDVELSIIEGSVRYQRKITRSQFEELSAGVIARTSGPCKQALKDAGLSVEQIDEVVLVGGSTRIPAVRRLVDELFGLSARGKKPHTELNPDEVVALGAAVQAQILAGGSAATEDLLLLDVTPLSLGIEALGGVVAKIIQRNSTIPASATEHFTTGVDGQTNVAIHVVQGERELAKDCRSLARFDLKGIPPMVAGLPRIEVKFLIDANGILHVSAREQRSGKEAEVEVKPTYGLTDEQVESMILASFDFAEQDIQERQVIEAKNEAETILTAVEKGRKHEAWQKLTSDEIAKIEQAINELKAAVIGGDYKLIRKSIEGLDQATRRFAELMMDTAVSGAMKGKTMRAAGESIGEGPTAPHPFAKAQVLDSKAEVEAETARIEDSINDEATAGESTED; translated from the coding sequence ATGGCTGAGCAACGTGTTGTAGGGATTGATCTGGGAACGACGAATTCGCTGGTGGCGTTTATGGAGGGGGAGACGCCGGTCGTGATTCCAGGCGAGGACGGCGAACGGCTGGTGCCGTCGGTCGTGGCATGGACCGATGAGGGTGTCGCCGTAGGAAATGCCGCACGCGGAACCCTGCTGGCGGATTCGGCAAGCGCCGTCTATTCCGCCAAGAGACTGATGGGGCGTGACCTTACCGATGTGCAGGAGGAGTTGAAGCTGTTTCCCTTCAAGCTGGCCGAAGGATTGCAACCCGGCGAGGTGCTGCGGCTGAATGTAGGCGGCCTGACGATGACTCCGCCGGAGATCTCAGCCTATGTATTGATGCAGTTAAAGAAGAATGCAGAGCGGTTTTTTGGCGGCCCGGTGACGAAGGCGGTCATTACGGTTCCTGCTTACTTCAACGACGCCCAGCGGCAGGCTACCAAGGATGCAGGGCGTATCGCCGGGCTGGAGGTGCTGCGCCTGGTGAATGAGCCGACGGCGGCGGCTCTGGCTTACGGTCTGAACAAGAATAAGGATGGACTGATCGCGGTTTATGACTTCGGCGGCGGCACGTTCGATATCTCAATCCTGAAGCTCCATGAAGGGATCTTCGAGGTGATTGCCACGGGTGGAGATACTCACCTTGGCGGCGACGACATCGACAACCTGTTGATTGCGATTGCGTTGGACGACATCGCCGGTGATCTTGGCGAGGATGTGCGCGGCAACGGCGAGACAGTGCAGAAGATTCGCAAGGCAGTGATCGAAGCCAAGATTCGACTGTCGGACGCAGAGACAGCAGCGCTCGATGTGGAGCTGTCCATCATTGAGGGAAGCGTGCGGTATCAGCGCAAGATCACACGCAGCCAGTTTGAGGAGCTGTCGGCTGGCGTGATTGCGCGGACGTCCGGACCTTGCAAGCAGGCTTTGAAGGATGCCGGCTTGTCGGTGGAACAGATCGACGAGGTCGTGCTGGTTGGCGGATCGACACGGATTCCAGCGGTACGGCGGTTGGTCGATGAGTTGTTCGGGCTGAGCGCGCGCGGCAAGAAGCCGCATACCGAGCTGAATCCCGACGAGGTTGTGGCTCTAGGTGCGGCAGTGCAGGCGCAGATTCTGGCTGGCGGTTCGGCGGCTACGGAGGACCTGCTTCTGCTTGACGTCACACCGCTTTCGCTGGGGATCGAGGCGCTGGGCGGCGTGGTGGCGAAGATTATTCAACGCAACTCTACGATTCCGGCGAGCGCGACCGAGCACTTTACGACCGGCGTGGACGGGCAGACGAATGTGGCGATCCATGTCGTGCAGGGAGAGCGAGAACTAGCGAAGGATTGCCGGTCACTGGCGCGGTTCGATCTGAAAGGGATTCCGCCGATGGTGGCAGGACTGCCGCGCATCGAGGTGAAGTTCCTCATCGACGCCAACGGCATTTTGCATGTGAGCGCGCGCGAGCAGCGCAGCGGCAAGGAAGCCGAGGTCGAAGTCAAGCCGACCTATGGACTCACCGATGAGCAGGTGGAGTCGATGATCCTCGCTTCATTCGATTTTGCCGAGCAGGACATTCAAGAGCGTCAGGTCATTGAGGCAAAGAACGAGGCTGAGACGATTCTGACGGCAGTAGAAAAAGGCAGGAAGCACGAGGCATGGCAGAAGCTGACCTCAGATGAGATTGCGAAGATTGAACAGGCGATCAACGAGCTGAAGGCTGCGGTAATAGGCGGAGATTACAAGCTCATTCGAAAGTCGATCGAGGGACTGGATCAGGCCACGCGGCGGTTCGCGGAGCTGATGATGGACACTGCCGTCTCCGGCGCGATGAAGGGCAAGACGATGAGAGCCGCGGGTGAGAGCATAGGTGAGGGGCCGACGGCGCCGCATCCCTTTGCAAAGGCGCAGGTATTGGATTCTAAGGCTGAAGTCGAAGCCGAGACTGCGCGGATTGAAGATTCTATAAACGATGAGGCTACGGCCGGAGAGTCGACGGAAGATTGA
- a CDS encoding VOC family protein produces the protein MSDQVMSGSSTLIPCLRYRDAVAAIDWLGRAFGLQKNAVYMGQNNTVAHAQLTFGGGMIMLGSVDNGSEYSKNIVQPDEVNLRETQSPYLVVPDADVVYATAKAAGATIVADIADMDYGGRAFTCRDLEGHLWSIGTYNPWQSEALG, from the coding sequence ATGAGCGATCAAGTTATGAGCGGCTCTTCCACCCTTATCCCCTGTCTTCGCTACCGCGATGCTGTCGCCGCCATCGACTGGCTTGGTCGCGCCTTCGGACTTCAGAAAAATGCCGTATACATGGGGCAAAATAACACGGTCGCCCATGCCCAACTCACCTTTGGCGGCGGAATGATCATGCTTGGCTCGGTCGATAACGGCAGTGAGTACAGCAAGAATATCGTTCAACCCGATGAGGTTAACCTTCGCGAGACGCAGAGCCCTTACCTTGTCGTTCCCGATGCGGATGTAGTTTATGCGACGGCCAAAGCCGCGGGCGCGACCATCGTCGCCGATATTGCAGACATGGACTATGGTGGTCGCGCCTTCACCTGTCGCGACCTCGAAGGTCATCTCTGGAGCATTGGTACTTACAATCCATGGCAGTCCGAAGCGTTGGGTTAA
- a CDS encoding DinB family protein: protein MELNPYEKFLVGQEPIPVLTSTADRLAALTAPLSGAQIDRTPAPGKWSIREIAAHLADCEIVFSFRLRQTLSQKHALIRPFDEKAWATRYAAYDLDSALALFKAARNWNLRLLTTVSEEDRHRPTTHPERGTMTFWTLVETMAGHDINHLQQIERLAAI, encoded by the coding sequence ATGGAACTCAACCCCTACGAGAAATTCCTGGTCGGTCAGGAACCAATTCCCGTCCTCACGTCCACCGCCGACCGCCTCGCCGCGCTTACCGCTCCGCTCTCCGGCGCGCAGATCGACCGTACCCCCGCTCCGGGTAAATGGAGCATCCGCGAGATCGCCGCTCACCTTGCCGACTGCGAGATCGTCTTCAGTTTTCGTCTACGCCAAACCCTCAGCCAGAAACACGCGCTCATCCGCCCCTTCGACGAAAAGGCATGGGCTACGCGCTACGCCGCCTACGATCTGGATTCGGCACTGGCTCTCTTCAAAGCAGCCCGTAACTGGAACCTCCGGCTGCTCACCACAGTCTCCGAAGAAGACCGCCACCGTCCCACGACCCACCCCGAGCGCGGCACTATGACCTTCTGGACTCTGGTCGAAACCATGGCTGGCCACGATATCAACCACCTGCAACAGATCGAGCGCCTTGCTGCAATTTAG
- the hscB gene encoding Fe-S protein assembly co-chaperone HscB — MPNYFEIFNLPSKLQIDTAALEKQFYVLSRKLHPDRFASKPVAEQEAALAQSSQLNDAYRALKDPVLRTQYLLKLEGVELEEQSKAATDAARATGGQKKQIVPPELLEEVFELNMQLQEMRAAKQMGEDEPELRRDLMTAKDSFDAKMVETQAELEGLWARWDEALEAGDETGKATARDAMVALLNKRSYLRNLVRDVNEALE, encoded by the coding sequence ATGCCCAACTACTTCGAGATTTTTAATCTGCCGTCCAAATTGCAGATCGATACGGCTGCACTCGAGAAACAGTTCTATGTACTCTCGCGCAAGCTGCACCCGGACCGTTTTGCGTCGAAACCAGTGGCGGAGCAGGAGGCTGCTCTGGCGCAATCGTCTCAATTGAACGATGCCTACCGCGCTCTGAAAGATCCCGTGCTGCGGACGCAATACCTCCTGAAGCTCGAGGGCGTGGAGCTGGAGGAGCAGTCGAAGGCAGCTACCGATGCGGCCCGGGCGACAGGCGGGCAGAAGAAGCAGATCGTTCCACCGGAGCTGCTCGAAGAGGTCTTTGAGCTGAACATGCAGTTGCAGGAGATGCGTGCCGCCAAGCAGATGGGTGAGGATGAGCCGGAGCTGCGGCGCGATCTGATGACGGCCAAGGACTCGTTCGACGCAAAGATGGTGGAGACGCAGGCGGAGCTTGAGGGGTTGTGGGCGCGTTGGGATGAGGCGCTTGAGGCCGGTGATGAAACAGGAAAGGCCACTGCCCGCGATGCAATGGTTGCTCTGCTGAACAAAAGAAGCTACTTAAGGAATCTTGTACGTGACGTGAACGAGGCTTTGGAGTAG
- a CDS encoding DUF6624 domain-containing protein produces MSSKSLLMLAAVLVLLPVSLSAQQISKAPAAASESSWQAAIKARREQLIQQNGPGTDVALRNQLLAMRDKDQAIRGFAGGKQVSGMTPDMIAKMPATDAELTQELKQIVDQKGWPTISLVGIDASNGAMLVLTHSADHAWQAKLLPQLEQLADAGRIDASQLALVIDKELIAEGKLQRYGTQFKFVNGEMAMYGVEDPGDLDRIRARALLPPIDVYKQTLSQIYHLKASNAIVSPTSPTAKEN; encoded by the coding sequence ATGTCCTCGAAGTCTCTGCTGATGCTCGCCGCTGTCCTTGTTCTCCTTCCTGTCTCGCTGTCTGCACAGCAAATATCGAAAGCCCCCGCTGCCGCATCGGAATCCTCCTGGCAGGCGGCCATCAAAGCTCGTCGCGAGCAGCTCATTCAGCAGAACGGTCCCGGCACCGACGTTGCACTTCGCAACCAGTTGCTCGCCATGCGCGATAAAGATCAGGCAATACGTGGTTTCGCTGGAGGCAAACAAGTCTCCGGCATGACACCCGACATGATTGCGAAGATGCCCGCAACCGATGCCGAGCTTACGCAAGAGCTCAAGCAAATCGTCGACCAGAAGGGCTGGCCCACCATCTCTCTCGTCGGCATCGACGCCTCCAACGGAGCCATGCTTGTGCTTACGCACAGCGCCGACCACGCCTGGCAGGCGAAGTTGCTACCGCAGCTCGAACAGCTTGCCGATGCGGGACGAATCGACGCTTCGCAGCTTGCGCTGGTGATCGACAAGGAACTGATCGCGGAAGGGAAGTTACAGCGCTACGGCACGCAGTTCAAGTTCGTCAACGGAGAGATGGCAATGTACGGTGTCGAAGATCCCGGTGACCTCGACCGCATCCGCGCGCGGGCGTTGCTACCGCCCATCGACGTCTATAAGCAGACGCTGTCGCAGATCTATCATCTGAAGGCGAGCAACGCCATCGTTAGCCCTACTTCGCCAACGGCAAAAGAGAATTAA
- a CDS encoding HesB/IscA family protein, producing MAMVSLQTETSRAAHAAGPGGDTKNPLAGMTVLTAEGQEPAQKGIQITEKALKRIRVAMAKEGVSPEQGGLRVGIQGGGCSGLSYNIRFDSQPRERDRVYSFGAGIETVGDPTNGAPIRVFVDPKSFIYLHGMVLDFEETLMRQGFNFINPNSTKSCGCGSSFTA from the coding sequence ATGGCGATGGTAAGTCTACAAACCGAGACGAGCAGAGCAGCCCATGCGGCTGGTCCGGGTGGAGATACGAAGAATCCGCTGGCTGGGATGACCGTCTTGACAGCCGAGGGGCAGGAGCCTGCGCAGAAGGGCATCCAGATTACGGAGAAGGCGCTGAAGCGGATTCGCGTCGCCATGGCGAAGGAAGGCGTGTCGCCCGAGCAGGGTGGTCTGCGTGTCGGCATTCAGGGTGGTGGATGCTCGGGACTGAGCTACAACATTCGCTTCGATTCACAGCCTCGTGAACGCGACCGCGTATACTCGTTTGGCGCTGGGATCGAAACGGTGGGAGATCCTACGAACGGTGCGCCAATCCGAGTCTTTGTCGATCCCAAGAGCTTTATCTATCTGCACGGTATGGTGCTGGACTTTGAAGAGACGCTGATGCGGCAGGGATTTAACTTCATCAATCCGAACTCTACCAAGAGCTGCGGGTGCGGGTCGAGCTTTACCGCTTAA
- the iscU gene encoding Fe-S cluster assembly scaffold IscU yields MAYSDKVIDHYNNPRNVGQMDKSSSEVGTGLVGAPECGDVMRLQIKVNPETQVIEDAKFKTFGCGSAIASSSLATEWVKGKTVAEALAISNTDIVKELALPPVKIHCSVLAEDAIRAAIGDWKKKNNVTETAAATTAAH; encoded by the coding sequence ATGGCATACAGCGATAAGGTAATTGACCACTACAACAATCCCCGCAACGTCGGACAGATGGACAAGAGCTCGAGCGAGGTTGGCACAGGTCTGGTCGGCGCGCCGGAGTGCGGCGACGTGATGCGTTTGCAGATCAAGGTGAACCCCGAGACCCAGGTGATTGAGGACGCGAAGTTCAAGACCTTCGGCTGCGGGTCGGCGATTGCCTCTTCCTCACTCGCGACCGAGTGGGTGAAGGGCAAGACGGTTGCCGAGGCACTCGCGATCTCGAACACGGACATCGTGAAAGAGCTGGCGCTTCCTCCGGTCAAGATTCACTGCTCGGTTCTCGCAGAAGATGCGATCCGTGCGGCGATTGGCGACTGGAAGAAGAAAAATAACGTCACCGAGACAGCGGCTGCTACAACTGCGGCTCACTAG
- a CDS encoding IscS subfamily cysteine desulfurase encodes MSDNGMIVTESATALPAGVHLPIYMDNHATTPLDPRILEAMMPYFGAKFGNAASRNHSFGWEAEQAVDKAREQIAKLIGATSKEIIFTSGATESNNLALKGIAEMYRERGNHIITQVTEHKAVLDTCKKLEKQGFRVTYLPVQADGLIDIEDLKRAIDDKTILISIMYANNEIGVVQPIREIGQLCHEKGIIFHTDAVQAVGKIPVDVQKDNIDVLSLSGHKIYGPKGVGALYVRRRNPRVQISEQINGGGHERGMRSGTLNVPGIVGLGAACEICSQEMEAEAKRETELRDYLKNKLENALDYVHVNGNMEHHLPGNLNMSFVYVEGESLLMGINDIAVSSGSACTSATLEPSYVLKALGLGDDVAHSSIRFGLGRFNTKAEVDYVSDKIIDVVSKLRELSPLYEMVKEGIDLTKIEWAAH; translated from the coding sequence GCGCTGCCGGCGGGCGTGCATCTGCCGATCTACATGGACAACCATGCAACCACGCCTCTCGATCCCCGGATTCTGGAGGCTATGATGCCTTACTTCGGAGCAAAGTTCGGCAATGCGGCCAGCCGCAACCACTCGTTCGGCTGGGAAGCCGAGCAGGCGGTGGACAAGGCACGCGAGCAGATCGCCAAGCTGATTGGCGCGACCTCGAAGGAGATCATCTTCACCAGCGGCGCGACCGAGTCCAATAACCTTGCGCTGAAGGGCATCGCCGAGATGTACCGCGAGCGCGGCAACCACATCATCACCCAGGTCACTGAGCACAAGGCCGTTCTGGATACGTGCAAGAAGCTGGAAAAGCAGGGCTTCCGCGTGACCTATCTGCCGGTGCAGGCCGATGGGTTGATTGACATCGAAGACCTGAAGCGCGCCATCGACGACAAAACCATCCTGATCTCGATCATGTACGCGAACAACGAGATCGGCGTGGTCCAGCCGATCCGCGAGATCGGCCAGCTCTGCCACGAGAAGGGCATCATCTTCCACACCGATGCGGTACAGGCGGTGGGCAAGATTCCCGTGGACGTGCAGAAGGACAACATCGATGTCCTCTCGCTCTCGGGCCACAAAATCTACGGGCCGAAGGGCGTCGGCGCGCTGTATGTTCGCCGCCGCAACCCGCGCGTGCAGATTTCGGAACAGATCAACGGTGGCGGCCACGAGCGCGGCATGCGTTCGGGCACGTTGAACGTCCCCGGTATCGTCGGCCTGGGTGCTGCCTGCGAGATTTGCAGCCAGGAGATGGAAGCCGAGGCCAAGCGTGAGACCGAGCTTCGCGATTACCTGAAGAACAAGCTCGAGAACGCGCTTGACTACGTTCATGTGAACGGAAACATGGAGCACCACCTGCCGGGTAACCTGAATATGAGCTTTGTCTACGTCGAAGGCGAGAGTCTGCTGATGGGAATCAACGACATCGCGGTTTCTTCCGGTTCGGCCTGCACCTCGGCGACACTTGAGCCATCTTATGTGTTGAAGGCTTTGGGGCTTGGCGACGATGTGGCACACAGCTCAATCCGGTTCGGGCTTGGACGTTTCAATACCAAGGCCGAAGTAGATTACGTTTCGGACAAGATCATCGACGTGGTATCGAAGCTGCGCGAGCTCTCTCCGTTGTACGAGATGGTTAAAGAAGGCATCGACCTTACCAAGATTGAATGGGCGGCACACTAG